In Acidimicrobiales bacterium, a genomic segment contains:
- a CDS encoding flavodoxin, translating into MADDAGTDAVGDAGGDEARHLLVVWHSRTGSTGVLRDAARAAAAEAVGDEVTVRTVGALQAGPEDVLWAHGVLLVTPANFGYMSGAMKDFFERIYHPCMDRTAGLPYAVLVKGDTDVDGALASIERIASGLRWRRVLAPVTVVGAAGAPEVERAAELGAAFAAGLAAGIF; encoded by the coding sequence ATGGCCGACGATGCGGGCACCGACGCCGTCGGGGACGCGGGCGGCGACGAGGCCCGCCACCTCCTGGTGGTGTGGCATTCGCGCACGGGGTCGACGGGCGTGCTGCGCGACGCCGCGCGGGCGGCGGCCGCCGAGGCCGTCGGCGACGAGGTCACGGTGCGCACCGTCGGTGCCCTTCAGGCCGGCCCCGAGGACGTGCTGTGGGCGCACGGCGTGCTGCTCGTGACGCCGGCCAACTTCGGCTACATGTCGGGTGCGATGAAGGACTTCTTCGAGCGCATCTACCACCCGTGCATGGACCGCACCGCAGGCCTGCCGTACGCCGTGCTGGTGAAGGGCGACACCGACGTCGACGGGGCGCTGGCCAGCATCGAGCGCATCGCCTCCGGCCTGCGCTGGCGCCGGGTGCTGGCGCCGGTGACCGTCGTGGGGGCGGCCGGTGCGCCGGAGGTGGAGCGGGCCGCCGAGCTGGGGGCCGCCTTCGCCGCGGGACTCGCCGCCGGGATCTTCTGA
- a CDS encoding MFS transporter encodes MAETDATVTVTDAARPGGGRTVSSGMILALVCVGQFMVVLDLSIVNVALPSMQHDLGFSTAGLQWVVNAYALSFGGFLLLGGRAADLFGRRRVFMLGLCLFAAASLVCAVAQNQLMLVAARALQGLGAAVLSPATLTILTMTFRAPAERARALGIWSAMAAVGGASGALLGGILTDLLSWRWIFYVNLPVAIGALVAARVVLAETRAEGERPSLDVPGAITVTGGLVALVYAVAGTHTHPWGSTATVVPLAIALVSLAVFVVVETRGARSPLVPFRLFRSRALSTANLAMLFLGGAMFSMWFFVSLYLQEVLRFSPLVTGLGFLPQTAAIAAGAQISSRLVPRIGPRLPLVAGALMSAGGLLWLSRAGPTGSYWASVFGGATLATFGMGTAMTPLAFAATAGVARTEAGLASGVLNTSRQVGASTALAALATIAANRTRAILGTEGRAAARSVAHQAAALTAGFSRGLAVSSAIALAGVVAGFFLPRQTRAAVATVTAVDGGGVRRTGASSPPTDR; translated from the coding sequence ATGGCCGAAACCGACGCCACCGTGACCGTCACGGACGCGGCCCGCCCCGGCGGCGGGCGGACCGTGTCCTCGGGCATGATCCTCGCCCTCGTCTGCGTGGGGCAGTTCATGGTCGTCCTGGATCTGTCGATCGTGAACGTGGCGCTGCCCTCCATGCAGCACGACCTGGGCTTCTCGACCGCCGGCCTGCAGTGGGTGGTCAACGCCTACGCGCTGTCCTTCGGGGGGTTCCTGCTGCTCGGCGGCCGGGCCGCGGACCTGTTCGGGCGCCGACGCGTCTTCATGCTGGGGCTGTGCCTCTTCGCGGCGGCCAGCCTGGTGTGCGCCGTCGCCCAGAACCAGCTCATGCTGGTGGCGGCCCGCGCCCTGCAGGGACTGGGGGCGGCCGTGCTGTCACCGGCCACCCTGACGATCCTCACGATGACCTTCCGGGCCCCGGCCGAGCGGGCCCGCGCCCTGGGCATCTGGAGTGCCATGGCGGCCGTGGGGGGCGCCTCGGGGGCGCTGCTCGGCGGGATCCTCACCGACCTGCTGTCGTGGCGGTGGATCTTCTACGTCAACCTCCCCGTGGCGATCGGCGCGCTGGTGGCGGCGCGTGTCGTGTTGGCCGAGACCCGGGCGGAGGGGGAACGGCCCTCGCTCGACGTGCCCGGTGCCATCACCGTGACCGGGGGCCTCGTGGCCCTCGTCTACGCCGTGGCCGGCACGCACACCCATCCGTGGGGCTCGACCGCCACCGTCGTGCCGTTGGCGATCGCGCTCGTGTCCCTGGCGGTCTTCGTGGTCGTCGAGACGCGCGGGGCCCGATCGCCGCTCGTCCCCTTCCGGCTGTTCCGGTCGCGCGCCCTGAGCACCGCCAACCTCGCCATGCTCTTCCTCGGCGGGGCCATGTTCTCGATGTGGTTCTTCGTCTCGCTCTACCTGCAGGAGGTGCTTCGGTTCTCCCCGCTCGTCACGGGGCTCGGGTTCCTTCCCCAGACGGCCGCCATCGCCGCCGGGGCCCAGATCAGCTCGCGCCTCGTGCCCCGCATCGGCCCGCGCCTGCCCCTCGTCGCCGGCGCGCTCATGAGCGCGGGCGGCCTCCTGTGGCTGTCACGTGCCGGGCCCACCGGGTCGTACTGGGCCTCGGTGTTCGGGGGCGCCACCCTGGCCACGTTCGGCATGGGCACCGCCATGACCCCGCTCGCCTTCGCGGCCACGGCCGGCGTGGCGCGCACCGAGGCGGGCCTCGCCTCGGGCGTGCTCAACACCAGCCGGCAGGTCGGCGCGTCCACGGCCCTCGCCGCCCTGGCCACCATCGCCGCCAACCGCACCCGTGCGATCCTCGGCACCGAGGGGCGCGCCGCGGCGCGATCGGTGGCCCACCAGGCCGCCGCGCTCACGGCGGGGTTCTCGCGGGGGCTGGCGGTGTCGTCGGCGATCGCCCTCGCGGGCGTCGTGGCCGGCTTCTTCCTCCCGCGCCAGACCAGGGCGGCCGTGGCCACCGTCACGGCCGTCGACGGCGGGGGCGTCAGGAGAACTGGCGCCAGTTCGCCACCGACGGATCGGTGA
- a CDS encoding N,N-dimethylformamidase beta subunit family domain-containing protein gives MSSTSGLVVLIATTVLFAAAAIGIAFGREPGIRRRMARRARTGDDPRAVDDEVLLPLPADRAVHLVTAAGEALHMELRADEAQGVISGRHGPTLRSGGQALRVTVAATPDGGCRVAMRTWPTSERAGTDRGAGRRLLDGLARELDARVRDDRRGDSGRDEPRVPIGRRRLLVVGGVGIGLAALGGAAWEVDRVASEEARRATRSRPAGRARPATPDKVRVVILDSGVLVPSADWVVDENQRPGTLDWVMGADTRIYGYADRVSAVLGDEVTLFVDPPAVPYRVELYRMGYYGGLGGRLVWRSGWMAPAAAQPAATVAPGTNMVECQWRPTTRIGIDHAWPPGAYLIKLTGDDGGLHAGYIPLCVRDDDSTAAYAVMHSVTTWQAYNAYGGRSLYVGPGSSGGGESGGANRSRVVSFDRPYDQRGWGAPDFMGNEYPVVFLAERLGLDVTYITDIDLHQQPDRLLRHRCLFSLGHDEYWSSAMRDGASRAVGQGVNLAFLGANAVYRHIRLEPSPLGADRHQVCYKTDFAHEDPLWGIDPAEVTANWPDGPDPRPEQQLVGSQYADVGANADLVVVDAAAWVFQGTGLVDGQHLPGVVQGEYDRYEPGLGGPDDVMILAHSPVANRGPGRFSDMTYYSAPGGGGVLATGSAAFVSRLADAPLIGANIVRPAVPGVTPVLERMMENVFAVFGTGPASVTDPSVANWRQFS, from the coding sequence GTGTCGTCGACCTCGGGCCTCGTGGTGCTCATCGCCACCACCGTGCTGTTCGCAGCGGCGGCGATCGGGATCGCCTTCGGGCGGGAGCCCGGCATCCGGCGCCGGATGGCGCGGCGGGCTCGGACCGGCGACGACCCCCGCGCCGTCGACGACGAGGTCCTCCTCCCCCTGCCGGCCGATCGAGCGGTGCACCTCGTGACGGCGGCGGGAGAGGCGCTGCACATGGAGCTCAGGGCCGACGAGGCCCAGGGCGTGATCTCCGGCCGCCACGGTCCGACGTTGCGTTCCGGGGGCCAGGCGCTGCGCGTGACGGTGGCGGCGACCCCCGACGGGGGCTGCCGGGTCGCCATGCGCACCTGGCCGACGAGCGAGCGGGCCGGCACCGATCGGGGGGCCGGTCGGAGGCTGCTCGACGGGCTCGCCCGGGAGCTCGACGCCCGGGTGCGCGACGATCGGCGCGGGGACTCCGGGCGTGACGAACCCCGGGTGCCGATCGGCCGGCGCCGGCTCCTGGTCGTCGGCGGTGTGGGCATCGGGCTCGCCGCCCTGGGGGGCGCGGCGTGGGAGGTCGACCGGGTCGCCTCGGAGGAGGCGCGGCGGGCGACGAGGAGCCGACCCGCCGGCCGTGCCCGGCCCGCCACCCCCGACAAGGTGCGCGTGGTGATCCTCGACAGCGGGGTGCTCGTCCCCAGTGCCGACTGGGTGGTCGACGAGAACCAGCGGCCAGGGACGCTCGACTGGGTGATGGGCGCCGACACGCGCATCTACGGCTACGCCGACCGTGTGAGCGCGGTGCTCGGCGACGAGGTGACCCTGTTCGTCGACCCGCCGGCGGTCCCCTACCGGGTCGAGCTGTACCGGATGGGGTACTACGGCGGGCTGGGAGGCCGCCTGGTGTGGCGCTCAGGATGGATGGCGCCGGCGGCGGCCCAGCCGGCGGCGACGGTGGCCCCCGGCACGAACATGGTCGAGTGCCAGTGGCGCCCCACGACCCGGATCGGCATCGACCACGCCTGGCCCCCTGGCGCGTACCTCATCAAGCTGACGGGCGACGACGGTGGCCTGCACGCCGGCTACATCCCTCTGTGCGTCCGCGACGACGACAGCACGGCGGCCTACGCCGTCATGCACTCGGTCACGACCTGGCAGGCCTACAACGCCTACGGGGGTCGGAGCCTGTACGTCGGGCCCGGCAGCAGCGGCGGGGGCGAGTCCGGCGGCGCCAACCGCTCGCGGGTCGTCTCCTTCGACCGGCCCTACGACCAGCGGGGGTGGGGCGCACCGGACTTCATGGGCAACGAGTACCCCGTCGTCTTCCTGGCGGAACGCCTCGGCCTCGACGTGACCTACATCACCGACATCGACCTGCACCAGCAGCCCGACCGGCTCCTCCGCCACCGCTGCCTGTTCAGCCTGGGCCACGACGAGTACTGGTCGAGCGCCATGCGCGACGGGGCGTCGCGGGCCGTCGGTCAGGGTGTGAACCTGGCGTTCCTCGGGGCGAACGCCGTCTACCGCCACATCCGGCTGGAGCCGTCGCCCCTGGGTGCCGACCGGCACCAGGTCTGTTACAAGACCGACTTCGCCCACGAGGACCCCCTGTGGGGCATCGACCCGGCCGAGGTGACCGCCAACTGGCCCGACGGTCCCGACCCCCGGCCCGAGCAGCAGCTCGTGGGCTCGCAGTACGCCGACGTCGGCGCCAACGCCGACCTGGTCGTGGTCGACGCCGCCGCGTGGGTGTTCCAGGGGACCGGCCTCGTCGACGGCCAGCACCTCCCGGGCGTGGTGCAGGGCGAGTACGACCGCTACGAGCCCGGGCTGGGCGGGCCCGACGACGTCATGATCCTCGCCCACTCGCCCGTGGCCAACCGCGGCCCGGGGCGGTTCTCGGACATGACCTACTACAGCGCGCCGGGCGGCGGCGGCGTCCTCGCCACCGGGTCGGCGGCGTTCGTCTCCAGGCTCGCCGACGCCCCGCTCATCGGCGCCAACATCGTGCGCCCGGCGGTCCCCGGTGTCACGCCCGTGTTGGAGCGGATGATGGAGAACGTCTTCGCGGTGTTCGGTACCGGCCCGGCGTCGGTCACCGATCCGTCGGTGGCGAACTGGCGCCAGTTCTCCTGA